One stretch of Ooceraea biroi isolate clonal line C1 chromosome 4, Obir_v5.4, whole genome shotgun sequence DNA includes these proteins:
- the LOC105275532 gene encoding integrator complex subunit 14, which yields MPTVIALDVSLSMRRPVLPSGPNDNVQNEPLTRHHLAVHGINALLHYLQVNSKLEFVSLIVFSSLYEVVCPFTRDYDSIRAKLQTIEEWDKTCVEGALHGVNNVIMAEWGNATACQVILITDGNPGTGRMSLGDSLSSLNITQDVNPFPLPFPYPGKLSIVCLASQQDASLQIGLPLYQRLADLAGGDSVVLVPESPLNKYSVAACFQKLAETNYVSFQGYLKCGHLGSRILLSPAPMAYTKKTDFELIPGLVISKTIEICGFISVGDVGSPSSISRHLVLPLATEKTSSVQGISLEEDSDTDENGDEGKMPSFCVLLHGALKIENMAALCLLNNDWYGFIYSWADTKKKSNLMLTVLEPGSDVVPWLGNFSNLGPSDVSKDSPINFPIRPAEKRSYTQNAPSWIRQVGLQSDIQKILRHARKLPEKTQNFYKEVNRLRRAAVSIGFIELLEGLARILERECTLLPPNLNPDCTIQMGHVASMIRKTEHLELRYNIPPTRTKFQSGS from the exons ATGCCTACGGTCATAGCATTAGATGTCTCCTTGTCAATGAGACGTCCAGTATTACCAAGTGGACCAAATGATAATGTACAAAATGAGCCATTGACACGCCATCACTTGGCAGTACATGGTATAAATGCTTTGTTGCATTACCTGCAAGTTAATTCAAAGCTGGAATTTGTGTCGTTG ATTGTTTTTTCATCATTGTACGAAGTAGTTTGTCCATTCACTCGCGATTATGACAGCATACGTGCAAAGTTACAAACTATCGAGGAATGGGACAAGACGTGCGTCGAAGGAGCACTGCATGgtgtaaataatgtaattatggCAGAGTGGGGTAACGCTACAGCCTGCCAAGTAATACTGATTACTGATGGCAACCCTGGCACAGGACGAATGTCTTTGGGCGATTCGTTAAGTTCACTGAACATCACGCAAGATGTAAACCCGTTTCCATTGCCCTTTCCCTATCCTGGAAAATTAAGTATAGTTTGTCTTGCATCCCAGCAAG ATGCAAGTTTGCAGATTGGTTTACCTCTCTATCAACGTTTGGCTGATCTAGCGGGTGGCGATAGTGTCGTACTAGTTCCAGAATCACCACTTAACAAGTATTCCGTCGCAGCTTGCTTCCAAAAGTTGGCCGAAACGAATTATGTCTCCTTCCAAGGGTATCTAAAGTGTGGTCACTTAGGCTCCCGTATCCTATTATCTCCAGCACCCATG GCTTACACAAAGAAAACAGATTTCGAGTTAATTCCAGGTTTGGTGATATCGAAAACTATAGAAATATGCGGATTTATATCTGTGGGGGATGTCGGTAGCCCAAGTTCCATCTCTAGACACTTGGTGTTACCACTGGCAACAGAGAAAACCTCGAGTGTGCAGGGCATATCGTTGGAAGAGGACTCTGATACCGATGAGAACGGAGATGAGGGGAAAATGCCGTCTTTTTGCGTGTTGCTGCATGGAGCATTAAAA aTAGAAAATATGGCAGCCCTTTGTTTGTTGAACAACGATTGGTACGGTTTCATATATTCGTGGGCAGACACCAAGAAGAAGTCTAACTTGATGTTAACAGTGCTAGAACCGGGATCCGACGTTGTGCCATGGTTAGGCAATTTCAGCAATTTGGGTCCGTCGGACGTGAGCAAGGATTCCCCGATCAATTTCCCAATTAGGCCAGCCGAGAAGAGGAGCTACACGCAAAACGCTCCTTCATGGATTCGCCAGGTTGGCCTGCAGTCGGATATCCAAAAGATATTAAGACACGCGAGAAAATTGCCCGAGAAGACGCAGAACTTTTATAAG GAGGTGAACAGACTACGTCGTGCAGCAGTGTCGATAGGATTTATCGAATTATTGGAGGGATTAGCACGCATTCTGGAGCGGGAGTGCACGTTACTGCCGCCAAATCTAAATCCAGACTGCACGATTCAAATGGGACACGTCGCTTCGATGATCAGAAAAACGGAACACCTTGAACTTAGATACAACATCCCACCCACACGGACGAAATTCCAA
- the LOC105275516 gene encoding activated Cdc42 kinase-like produces MTDTQGGMSRNNGPGLYEFLMEAELQQYYPGIRGDLKVQTTAQLKYVTEEDLNAIGMSKPEMRRLKKYFQKHFPQNYLSKFKKMLLPKREEQTPGALSMLPEERQDRPSVRVPNKHMIPADAIIVNKELGTGEFGVVQQGVWTNDGERIQVAIKCLSRERMQNNPIEFLKEAAIMHAIDHEHIVRLYGVVLDTNSLMLVTELAPLRSLLECLKEPSLRASFPVLSLCDFAVQIADGMQYLEAKRLIHRDLAARNILVFSKNKVKISDFGLSRALGVGKDYYQTNFNVNLKLPIAWCAPECISYLKFTSASDVWAYGVTLWEMFSYGFQPWAALTGHQILEAIDEPNFQRLEQPECCPKDYFSLMQQCWQHEPSKRPKFSELINLLPDLKPEQVQAVQDGTEPGQLVYRQSDIITVLDKGTNNTLWKGVLNNGKTGFFNPAHTIAYLGSNLPSNKPGEFTRGDGKNTFSSQRRKIRTDMISSPQGDLKHTGHVGLDGAYFGDISFLGGKYPHLPRQVVTPYKPQEDATDNSSQISNQDARNADVNRESTRDSGRNLQENQNKHESSWSNTSSETCHVTAGSNANKQPVTSSAGNNVDTLGADHEYHEISDEENQDSPLRFDKTLNFDFGPSLLAEMDQMFRSLGSSPPPPLPSHPLPTEHESSNARNELREIQARQCNKKKQATVKPISAADQKTLYSAIAMAQELTARSMTDLEHPPESPRTPASPSRRRKFSFKLPHQHSPKPDRRHFSEEAASIPDIQWLCSSLQSLSSTVSSIESLGAPSTLKLPLWDKASAEFCFAKSRELLTKPSTWASYMDIDLDAYILDNAATKQNLVKSTEFLENGNKKGNLNSESVADVANAKLNIRHQNGKIFNKEKANYDLPREMKRVSTSYVERYFEQPKYCDDEGIIGCASDKMYFGEERRDKFDKINNLEQPNKSTYYVNVQEQGASVGGRSNQASQNKFSNGEPQLKDNIAHFEARSDENFDTSKEKATNLESPRNKPNKLDIAARDKAANLDLGTRPKIPLAFAESAKMNIMEFSKKIDLSKPRPAKVSFVPRNPNQDAKSVIYSSSDSIKTNVKAGRSDSPRGNIEAMRINIQSFRKIEQNQNGHDGFPFVISNNPLFIAEPEKKESPIYSSSESLRVNFQRLRRKSDAEASQVELNSKLLAEKYQREVSGLETVKSYLDSKKGQGLNLGLGKLTQNMIQLGKNIAQNSRNLETASPKPLVSSMRNLDLSVPAQASLRSLNIPMQKPKHLDLNIPLQSQSPISAKLSLMQKANPPISPTIHQHILEPPKLYQNDTMKKELPKLDVLADKLPSATNVYRHRTSSLSENRKPPIKNIRRSFHTRNDSSEDSDSVSHSETDIRSRLRYKRRHKRLPHNLRLNFKNKAPFLHPDSAKGFSTIELFGKSPPPSTSFLNSLSPPFSSKNNLLSWPESAPSSSLTFTSNSDLDSDTSSEYPEFTNDATLSEEAKEVYNSLVETPPVESAGDTNPLRMLRSGLPIVRPRIRGNKHATLSHSMSSQSEDSEHNFHLEMHHSGAKTLPKVRAPPPPHATLSLSQSRILERHHSALEIENNQNQSNVDENPIPLPPRDRSKTLQSKSSLPRHQRKHPLIIPGGGVTRTLAKMAVTTPPVEDQVDGHFMLQTANSSVPGTSLQDSYPPEASANSPEEFEQRIDSELAALDSLSIDENRFRRCSVISEDLLEFSDNLIDCGDAADLRQNVSETSNDGQSSNSSTVTDNLRRKVSVESKNSVRSSASKLQESTEADLNRNPTPTNSNKSEEWGKTDSLTNAIKGQVASARIPVTRQQTSLSYTSQADHAEGISCKPETAKCEEPLVHISSSDDLHSTTLSKAYLLSNEKTSNRTSDLSRQSDHVSCEDLLEFACDGPNTRRTRGPRNGEQSDEVRIMLKVLHEQSTPESCIAALNVTEWDVLAAIKLERLQGLLKKENSFVGLEDCKVMLHQCGGDVVKAAALLQSTEDTAAV; encoded by the exons ATGACCG atACACAAGGAGGGATGTCCCGTAACAATGGTCCCGGTCTTTATGAGTTCCTCATGGAAGCCGAGTTACAACAATATTATCCCGGCATCCGAG GGGACTTGAAGGTGCAGACGACAGcgcaattaaaatatgtaacgGAAGAAGATCTGAACGCGATAGGGATGAGCAAGCCAGAGATGCGCCGTTTGAAGAAATACTTCCAGAAGCATTTTCCCCAGAATTACCTTTCCAAGTTTAAGAAAATGCTGCTGCCGAAGCGCGAGGAGCAGACCCCCGGTGCACTGAGCATGCTGCCGGAGGAGCGGCAGGACCGGCCGTCGGTTCGCGTTCCTAATAAGCACATGATCCCGGCCGACGCGATTATCGTGAACAAGGAACTCGGCACCGGAGAGTTCGGGGTCGTGCAGCAGGGGGTGTGGACGAACGACGGCGAGCGGATACAAGTGGCGATCAAGTGTCTGTCGCGCGAGAGAATGCAGAACAATCCGATAGAATTTCTGAAGGAGGCCGCTATAATGCACGCGATCGATCACGAGCACATTGTGCGGCTGTACGGCGTTGTGCTCGACACGAACTCGCTGATGCTCGTGACGGAGTTGGCGCCGTTGCGCTCGTTACTGGAGTGCCTCAAGGAGCCGAGTCTGCGCGCGAGTTTCCCGGTTCTGTCATTGTGCGACTTCGCCGTACAGATTGCCGACGGGATGCAGTATCTGGAGGCGAAGAGGCTGATACACCGCGACCTCGCGGCCAGGAACATCCTCGTCTTCTCCAAGAACAAGGTCAAGATCTCGGATTTCGGATTGTCGCGCGCACTGGGAGTGGGCAAGGATTATTACCAGACGAATTTCAACGTCAACCTGAAGCTGCCGATCGCGTGGTGCGCGCCCGAATGCATATCCTACTTGAAATTTACGTCGGCGAGCGATGTTTGGGCGTACGGCGTGACGCTGTGGGAAATGTTCAGCTACGGATTTCAGCCGTGGGCGGCATTGACCGGCCATCAAATACTCGAAGCGATCGACGAGCCCAATTTCCAGCGGCTGGAGCAGCCCGAGTGCTGTCCGAAGGACTACTTTTCTCTCATGCAACAGTGCTGGCAGCACGAGCCTTCGAAGAGGCCAAAGTTCTCCGAGCTGATTAACCTGTTGCCCGACCTGAAGCCGGAACAGGTGCAAGCGGTCCAGGACGGTACCGAGCCGGGTCAACTCGTTTACAGGCAGAGCGATATAATCACAGTTCTAGATAAAGGTACCAACAATACCTTGTGGAAAGGCGTGCTGAACAACGGTAAAACGGGGTTTTTCAATCCGGCGCACACGATTGCGTATCTCGGCTCGAATCTGCCTAGCAACAAGCCCGGCGAATTCACGCGGGGGGATGGCAAGAACACTTTCTCCTCGCAGCGCAGAAAAATACGCACCGACATGATATCCTCGCCGCAGGGTGATCTCAAACATACCGGTCACGTGGGTCTGGACGGGGCGTACTTTGGCGATATCAGTTTCCTCGGCGGGAAATACCCGCACTTGCCTCGTCAGGTCGTGACGCCGTACAAACCGCAGGAGGACGCAACCGATAATTCTAGTCAGATTTCAAATCAGGACGCGAGGAACGCCGACGTGAACAGGGAATCAACGAGAGACTCGGGCAGGAACTTGCAGGAGAATCAAAACAAACACG AGAGTTCGTGGTCCAATACGAGTTCAGAGACATGCCACGTGACTGCGGGAAGCAACGCGAACAAGCAACCAGTGACATCCAGTGCGGGCAATAACGTTGACACTCTCGGAGCGGATCACGAGTATCACGAGATCAGCGACGAAGAGAACCAAGACAGTCCACTGAGGTTTGACAAGACGTTGAATTTCGACTTCGGTCCGAGTCTTCTGGCGGAAATGGATCAGATGTTCAGATCACTAG GCTCttcccctcctcctccgctGCCTAGCCATCCCTTACCCACCGAGCACGAGTCGAGCAACGCGAGGAACGAGCTGAGGGAGATCCAAGCGAGGCAGTGTAACAAGAAGAAACAAGCCACC GTGAAGCCTATCTCAGCTGCCGATCAGAAAACTCTCTACTCGGCCATTGCTATGGCGCAGGAATTGACAGCACGTTCCATGACAGATCTTGAACATCCACCGGAGTCTCCCCGAACACCTGCCAGTCCTTCAAGACgcagaaaattctcttttaagTTGCCACATCAACACAGTCCCAAACCAGACAGACGACACTTTTCCGAAGAAGCTGCCAGTATACCTGACATACAG TGGCTGTGCTCAAGTTTGCAATCGCTCTCATCGACGGTGTCCAGCATAGAATCCCTTGGTGCACCGTCGACTTTGAAACTCCCCCTGTGGGACAAGGCGTCGGCGGAATTCTGTTTCGCGAAGTCGCGAGAATTATTGACGAAGCCGAGTACTTGGGCCTCGTACATGGACATCGATTTAGACGCTTATATACTGGACAACGCGGCGACGAAGCAGAATCTCGTCAAGTCCACGGAATTTCTCGAGAATGGAAATAAGAAAGGTAATTTGAACAGTGAGAGCGTGGCCGACGTGGCGAACGCCAAATTGAATATTCGGCATCAAAACGGCAAAATCTTCAATAAGGAGAAAGCGAACTACGATCTTCCACGCGAAATGAAGAGGGTGTCTACCAGTTACGTTGAACGCTATTTCGAGCAGCCCAAGTATTGCGATGATGAAGGTATCATAGGGTGCGCAAGCGATAAGATGTATTTCGGAGAAGAGAGACGGGATAAATTCGATAAGATTAATAATCTGGAGCAGCCTAATAAGTCAACGTACTACGTCAATGTTCAGGAACAGGGTGCATCTGTCGGTGGCAGGTCCAATCAAGCGtcacaaaataaattcagCAATGGCGAGCCGCAATTAAAGGACAATATCGCGCATTTCGAAGCACGGTCCGATGAGAACTTTGATACATCGAAGGAGAAAGCAACGAATTTGGAGTCGCCCCGTAATAAGCCAAATAAGTTGGACATCGCAGCGAGAGACAAAGCGGCGAACCTAGACCTCGGCACGCGACCAAAGATTCCCCTTGCCTTCGCCGAGTCCGCAAAGATGAACATAATGGAATTCTCCAAGAAGATTGATCTATCGAAGCCGAGACCTGCGAAAGTATCCTTTGTGCCTAGAAATCCGAATCAAGATGCGAAGAGCGTCATTTACAGTTCGTCGGACAGTATCAAGACGAATGTAAAAGCGGGAAGATCGGACAGTCCGCGAGGCAATATAGAGGCAATGAGAATAAACATACAAAGTTTCCGTAAGATCGAACAAAACCAGAACGGCCACGATGGTTTCCCGTTCGTGATATCCAACAATCCCCTGTTCATTGCCGAGCCAGAGAAGAAGGAGTCGCCTATCTACAGCAGCTCCGAAAGCTTGCGAGTGAACTTTCAGCGCCTTAGACGGAAATCCGATGCGGAGGCCAGCCAAGTAGAATTAAACAGCAAGCTTCTGGCAGAGAAGTATCAACGCGAGGTCTCCGGCTTGGAGACCGTCAAGAGCTATTTGGACTCCAAGAAGGGTCAGGGATTGAATCTGGGCTTGGGTAAACTGACGCAGAACATGATACAGCTGGGCAAGAACATCGCACAGAACTCAAGGAACTTGGAAACAGCCTCGCCCAAGCCATTAGTCTCTAGTATGAGGAATCTGGACTTGTCCGTGCCTGCCCAAGCGTCATTGCGCAGCTTAAATATACCGATGCAGAAGCCCAAGCATCTAGACCTAAACATACCGTTACAGAGCCAGTCACCGATCAGCGCGAAACTGAGTTTGATGCAGAAAGCGAACCCACCGATAAGTCCTACAATACATCAGCACATCCTGGAACCACCGAAGCTGTATCAAAACGATACCATGAAAAAGGAGCTGCCAAAGTTGGACGTACTTGCGGATAAACTTCCTAGTGCCACTAACGTCTACCGACACAGGACGTCTTCCTTGTCAGAGAACAGGAAACCGCCGATCAAGAACATACGCAGATCTTTTCATACCAGAAACGACTCCAGCGAGGATTCCGATTCGGTTTCGCATTCGGAGACGGACATCCGAAGCCGCTTACGTTACAAGCGCAGGCACAAGAGGCTGCCGCATAATCTGCGGTTGAATTTCAAGAACAAAGCGCCATTCCTGCATCCGGATTCCGCCAAGGGATTCTCTACGATTGAGCTCTTCGGAaaatcgccgccgccgtcgacgAGCTTCCTGAACTCGCTCTCGCCACCGTTTTCCTCCAAGAACAATTTGCTTTCGTGGCCGGAAAGCGCACCGAGCTCCAGCTTGACATTCACCAGCAATTCGGATCTTGACTCGGACACCAGCTCCGAGTATCCGGAGTTCACGAACGAT GCCACCCTGTCGGAAGAAGCCAAGGAGGTGTACAACAGTCTGGTGGAGACGCCGCCAGTGGAGAGCGCCGGTGACACAAATCCGTTGCGCATGCTGCGTTCCGGGCTGCCGATAGTGAGGCCCAGAATTCGTGGGAACAAGCACGCGACCCTCAGCCACTCGATGTCGTCGCAGTCGGAGGACAGCGAGCACAATTTTCACTTGGAGATGCATCACAGTGGCGCGAAGACCCTGCCCAAGGTCCGGGCTCCCCCTCCGCCCCACGCGACTTTATCCTTGTCGCAGTCGCGCATTCTTGAGAGGCATCACTCCGCCCTGGAAATCGAGAACAATCAGAATCAGAGCAACGTCGACGAGAATCCGATACCTTTACCGCCGAGGGATCGTTCCAAGACGCTGCAGTCCAAGTCTAGTCTGCCGCGACATCAGAGGAAACATCCGTTGATCATACCCGGGGGCGGTGTTACCAGAACGTTGGCCAAAATGGCAGTAACCACGCCGCCTGTAGAGGATCAAGTAGACGGGCATTTTATGTTGCAAACCGCTAATTCATCGGTTCCCGGGACCTCGTTGCAGGACAGCTATCCTCCAGAAGCCTCTGCTAACAG TCCAGAAGAGTTTGAGCAACGCATAGACTCCGAGTTAGCCGCATTGGATTCCTTGTCTATCGACGAGAACCGATTTCGACGTTGCAGCGTGATCTCGGAGGACTTGCTGGAGTTCTCGGACAACCTGATCGACTGCGGCGACGCGGCGGACTTGCGTCAGAACGTCTCGGAGACGAGCAACGACGGGCAATCGAGCAATTCGTCGACTGTGACGGATAATTTGCGCAGGAAGGTCAGCGTTGAATCGAAGAATTCCGTGAGGAGTAGCGCGTCTAAACTACAAGAGAGCACGGAAGCTGATTTAAATCGCAATCCGACGCCAACTAATTCCAATAAATCGGAAGAATGGGGCAAGACGGACTCGTTGACTAACGCGATTAAAGGTCAGGTTGCGTCTGCGAGAATTCCGGTGACGCGTCAGCAGACTTCGTTGAGCTACACGTCGCAGGCTGATCACGCAGAAGGAATCTCCTGTAAGCCCGAAACTGCAAAATGCGAGGAACCGTTGGTACACATTAGCTCGAGTGATGATCTTCATTCGACTACTCTCTCGAAAGCCTATCTGTTATCCAACGAAAAGACATCGAACCGCACCAGTGATTTGTCACGCCAGTCGGATCACGTCTCTTGCGAGGACCTCCTGGAGTTCGCTTGCGATGGGCCGAACACGCGACGAACACGCGGACCTCGTAATGGCGAACAGTCCGACGAGGTACGAATCATGCTGAAGGTCCTGCACGAGCAATCGACCCCGGAATCCTGCATCGCCGCGTTGAATGTCACCGAGTGGGACGTCCTGGCGGCTATCAAGCTGGAGCGACTTCAGGGATTGCTGAAGAAGGAGAACAGTTTCGTCGGCCTCGAGGACTGCAAAGTGATGCTGCATCAGTGCGGTGGTGATGTCGTTAAAGCGGCCGCGCTGTTGCAAAGCACGGAGGACACCGCCGCGGTTTAG